In the genome of bacterium SCSIO 12827, the window GCGCAGGCTGAGCCGGTGCAGGTGGCGGAAGGTCTTGAGCCCGGCCTGGCGAATGGCGCGTTGGGCGACCTTGGCGAACACGGCATCGCGCAGTTCGCCCAGGGCCTGGGACAGCACGCGGGCGACACCATAAGCGACCAGAATCATGACCGGCACGACGATCACCGCGCCGTCCTTCATGTCCAGGGCGTCGATCGCCTGCTTGTAGACGTAAGGGACGGCGACGCTGGCACCCTTGGCCGCGGCAAGAAAGACCATCGCGAGCACGACGCGCAGACGCAAGGATGTTTCCCCCGGGGGCCATAAGTAGGGCGCCAGGGTCTTGATGGTCTGCCAGTCGTTCCGGCGGGGGCTATTGGCGGGGTCAGCGTGATCGCGCCGCATGGGCCGTGTCATCCTGAAAAAGAAGTCGGTTCATATAGTTGGGTTTACGCGGGCCGATCGCAAGCAACGATGTCGACTAAAGTCATATAAGGAACGCCGAATAATCCGTGTATAAGCCGGGTCAATTGGACAAACAGTCAAATAACGCACCACGAAAACGTGTCGCGGTGTTCAGGTTTTTGTCAGTTTAAGCTGTAGGATTGCCCTAGGGGGCAAAAGTTTGGATAGTGGCCCATGAGCCTTGAAACGAGTTGGGAAAGCGTCCCGGCATCCGCCGGTCATAAAGCATCGATGAGCGACGGATACGACTTCAGCGCATTGCGGATTTTGGTGGTGGACGACAGCTTCCACATGCGGGAGCTTGTGCGCACCTTCCTTGAAGGATTCGGAATCAAGGAAGTCACGGTGTCGTCGGATGCCGAGGAAGCTTATGACCTTGTGGTCAACATGGACCCGGACCTGATCATCACCGATTGGAACATGGCGCCGGTGTCGGGGTTGGAGTTCGTTGAGCGCATCCGCAAGGGCGCCAACGTGCCCAATCGGTTTGTGCCGATCATCATGCTGACCGGTTACACGGAAATGAAGCGGGTCGAGGAAGCGCGCGACGCCGGCATCAATTCCTTTCTGGCCAAGCCGATCTCGGCAGCGTCCCTGTACAAGCGTTTGGTCACTTCGGTGCAGGACAAGCGCCAATACGTGGAATCCACGGGCGGATATTTCGGCCCGGATCGTCGGTCGACCAAGCGGCGCGAATTTCGCGGCAAAGAACGACGCGGCGGGGCATAAGCACAATCATGGCAGAAACCCGCTTCCTGAAGCCGCAGAAGCACATCAGCCAGAAGGTTCGTCCCGGTGGGCCGTCCATGGAACAGGCGATCCTGCAGGCGGTGAATGCCGCCGACGACCTGATCGGGCAATATCAGGGTTGGGCGGTCGATGACCTGGAAAAACTCTGGCAGTCCTTTGTCGAGACCTCACGGTCCGGGCGGGCCGACCCGGCGCGGCTCAAGCAGCTTTACGACATGACGCACGAGGCCCGCGGGCAGGGCGGCAGCTTCGGCTTTCCCCTGATTTCCGTGGTCGGTGATTCGATGTGCAAGTATTTGGAAGGGCGGCCACGCCTGAAGGCCCGCGATCTTGATGTCATTCGCGTTCACATCATGGCCATGAAGGCCGTGTTCCGGCAGGGCCTGAAAGGCCATCAGGGGGCGCTGAGCAAGGAACTGCACGAACTTCTCGGCATGTTCCGCGCCAAGGTCGCGCAACAGCAGGCCGGCTGACGCCGGCCCGCCGCCGCATCCTCAAGAGTATTCCTTAGAATTCAGCCCGTTCGAGAAACCCGGTCTGCGCCAGATGGGCGTCGAAGATCAGGTAGTCGCGCACCTTGTAGCGGCGCGCCAGTTCCCGTTCGGCGGCCTTGAAGGGGTTTTCGCCCCGCCGCGCGGCAAATGTCCGCGTCATGCGGCGACCGAGCGCCTGGTTCTTCAGAACGGGATAGTAGGTAACCTCGACCGTTTCCCGGTCGGGTTGGTCGAAGCCGGTGTCCGGCTGCGGGAGGGCTTGGGCTTGGTGGTGGGCGTTCATGGCAAACTCCAATCTGACTCCCAAAATGTTCTTATTTTGTTCTCATGTCAAGAGCCTGTGGATAACTACGCTTGCAGGGCCTCATATTCAATAGGCCTTAAGTATGTATATCCTCCGTATAGGGTATATGCGGCATAATTATGACCATTAGGCACTATATATTGTGTTTATGCGCAGAGAGGGGATGTGGCCTGTCAGATTCGCATGACGAACAGACATGGCGCCGCTGCTGGCGGGGGCCGGTGCGGTCCGTTTCGGCCGCCGGAACGGACGGATTCGCGAGGTTCCGTTAGCGGGATGGGGTGCTGCGGGCCGCGTGGGCCAGGCGGTCGACCGCTTCCGGGTGGGGGTCGTAGGCGCCGGTCCGGATGTAATGCTCGATGGTCGGGCACATGCGTGTGGCGAAGACGTCCTGCGGCATGCCGTCGTGGGCTTGGCGGGCGTTGTTCCGGCCGGGTGTCAGCAGATCAAGGATCCGCGTCGCGTCGGTGATGATGGCGGCGTGACGTGCCTGCCAGCGTACGATGTCGCGACGCATGTCGGTGGCGCAATCGCGCTTTGCGCGGGTCAGCACGCTGTCGTAGCTGTCGATCATCGCCGCGTAGACGAAGGCTTTTTGCGTGTCGGTCAGGCGAATGGTGTCGGGCACGCGGCCGTCCGGCATCAGGGTCAACTTGGCCGGAATGCCGCGCCGGGTGAACGCGGCCGGGTTCCAGTCGTAGGCTCCGTCAGGGGCGGTTGCCGGCTCATCCATGGCGGGCGCTGCCGCTTGCGGGGCGACGGAGGGATGGTCGACGATGATGCCGAGGAGCACCCGCAGGACGCCGAGAAACAGGATGCCTAATATTAAGAACCGTTCAATTGGTGTCATTGAACGACTTTAGGGAAATTGGTCGGAAATGGCGATGGTATGGCACGCGAAATCGAAGATTATCGGCGTCGGGTTCGGACAAGCACCATGCCGATGCTGACAAACGCCGCCAGGATGGTTGCCCAGCGCAGCCAATGGAACGTGTAGCCGCGTTGCAGCCCGATATAGAGCGTTGGTTCCAGCAGATAGCGCTGTAGACGATATGCCAGTTTTGTCGCGAACGGCGGGTTTATTTGATGAACGAACCGGTCATGCGCCCCCCAATATTGCAGGATTGCATTGCGTGTGAATACGCCGGCCAAGCTATGGCGAATGTCGGCGGAAAGCGGCGCGCGGGCTTCTCCGGATGCGGCGAGTTGGGTCGGCCATTTCGCCGCCGTATCCGATAGGGCGCCGCTGGAAATCAGGAACAGCATGTCGGCGGCGTTCAGCACGCCGCCGTCAGACCCGGTCAGATAGTCGATATTGTGGCTGAGGTCCGAGTAGGCCCAACGGCCCTGTTCGGCGACGAAGCTTTCCGTGAACGCATGACTGCTCATAAGGACACCGTCGATGGTCCGGCCAGACCACACCAATCGTGTCGGAACCCCGGCAACGTTCAACAGAAAGGCTTTCATCAAGGCGCGTTGGCGGCAGAACAGGGGAATTCCTTCTCCCTCGGCCACATTCAGAACCTGCATCGGCGACATGGTATCCAGATCGGCGGGAGGTTGGCCTGATTTTATGCGCGCTGTAAGGCCGACCGAGACGGCGGTAATTTTCTCACGCGATGTCATGTCCGGCGTGATGCCGATGCGTTTGAGGAATTGTTGGGCCTGTGCCGTGTCGGCGGCGGGATAATCCTCAAGCGGTGGTATCCAGCGTGTGAAATCGGGGCCGGCCTGTTGTGCGACCTCCAGAGGCGCACGATATAGATTGATCAAATCCGGGTGCGGCGCATCTGTCGGTGCATCGGCCTGCGGCGTAAAGGCGATATCGAATTCCAGGGGGCGCGGAATGATCAAACCGGGGCAATCCTGGGGATCAACCCGATATATGTGGCGGCCCGGCACGAGGGGGATGACAGGAACCGGACTGTCGATGGTTTGCGTTGTGCCGTCGCCGCGGACAACCCGCCAGCGCCCGCACATGCCGGCGTTGGTCAGAAGGACGGTCAGGCGGTTGCCGTTTTTATCGAAACCGGAAATGCGGGCCCCTGCAGAGGGTGGTGGGGCGTAAATCTCGCCAAGGGTCGCAGGCTGATATTCAAGCCACAGGAGATCGCCGCGAAAGACGAAGACGGCGATTGCGGCGGCACCGCTTATGCAGGCGGAAAGAAACCAGAACGGTGCGGCGGCGTAAGCCTTTCTGAGGGGCGTTGGCAAGACTGTTCGCTCCGGTTGGCGGGCCGGTCGCGCTCGGCTATTCCCACTCGATCGTGCCGGGCGGCTTCGACGTCACGTCGTAGACGACGCGGTTGATGCCCTTGACCTCGTTGATGATGCGGTTGGCCGTGCGGCCCAGGAATTCGTGGTCGAAGGGGTAGTAGTCCGCGGTCATGCCGTCGGTCGAGGTCACGGCGCGGAGCGCGCAGACGAAATCATAGGTCCGGGCATCGCCCATCACGCCCACGGTCTGCACCGGCAGCAGCACGGCGAAGGCCTGCCAGATGGTGTCGTACAGCCCGGCATTGCGGATTTCTTCCAGATAGATCACGTCGGCCTTGCGCAGGATGTCGAGCTTATCACGCGAGATCGCACCCGGAATGCGGATCGCCAGGCCGGGGCCGGGGAAGGGGTGGCGGCCGACGAAGGTTTCCGGCAGGCCCAATTCGCGGCCGAGCGCGCGGACTTCGTCCTTGAACAGTTCGCGCAAGGGTTCGACCAGGGCCATGTCCATGCGTTCCGGCAGACCGCCCACATTGTGGTGGGATTTGATGGTGACGCTGGGCCCGCCCGTGAACGACACGCTTTCGATGACGTCGGGATACAGCGTGCCCTGGGCCAGGAACTTGGCGCCGCCGACGTTCTTGGCCTCTTCCTCGAACACGTCGATGAACAGCTTGCCGATGGTCTTGCGCTTGACCTCGGGGTCGGTCACGCCGTCCAGTTCGCCCAGGAACAGGTCCGAGGCGTCGCGATGGACAAGCGGAATGTTGTAGGTATCGCGGAACAGGGAGACGACCTGATCGGCCTCGCCCTCGCGCATCAGGCCGTGGTCGACGAACACGCAGGTCAGCTGATCGCCGATCGCTTCGTGCAGCAGCACGGCGACGACGGAGGAATCGACACCGCCCGACAGCCCGCAGATCACCCGGCCGTCGCCGACCTGGTCGCGGACCTTCTGGATGGCTTCGTCCTTGAACGCGGCCATGGTCCAGTCGCCGGCGCAGCCCGCGATCTTGTGCACGAAATTGGCCAGCAACTTGGCCCCGTCGGGGGTGTGCACGACCTCGGGGTGGAACTGCACGCCGAACATGCGCCCGCTATCGTGGGCGATGGCGGCGAAGGGCGAGCCGTCGGACACGGCGACGGGGCGGAACCCGTCCGGCACGCGGATGATCTTGTCGCCGTGGCTCATCCACACCTGATGCTTTTCGCCCTTGGCCCAGACGCCCGCGAACAGGGGGCAATCCTCGGTCACCTGGATGAAGGCGCGGCCGAATTCCCGGTGGTTGGAGGGTTCGACCTCGCCGCCGGTCTGGGCGACCATGGTCTGTTCGCCGTAACAGATGCCGAGCACGGGCAGGCTGCCCAGGGCCGAGGCCGCGTCGAACAGGGCCTGGGGCGCGCGGGGCGTCGTTTGTTCGTGGACCGAGGCCGGCCCGCCCGACAGAATCACGCCCTTGGGGCCGAACGCCTTGATGAAGGCTTCGTCGACGCTGTTGAAGGGGTGAATTTCGCAGTAAACGCCGGATTCCCGGACCCGGCGCGCGATCAATTGCGTCACCTGGGAGCCGAAATCGACGATCAGGATTTTTTCCGCGTGAAGATCGCTGTGTGATGCCTGAGACATGGGGTGCTTCTATCGCGAACCCACCCGTGAGTCACGCCCGGAGATGTCCTGATACGTCGGAAAAATGCGGTTGCGGAAGGCGCCGGGCTACATGCGTGCCAGGCGGGCGCAGTTGACCGGGCGTTCGCCCACGCCTTGGTCGCCTGCGGCCATGAACACACGGTCGACAACATGGCGGCCGAGGGCGCTGTTGACGCGGTCGGCCAGCTTCTTGTCCAGGCCCGATGCGGCGATGTTCGGCCAGGAGAACGGCCCTCGCACATTGGTCTGCATGAAGGATTTGACTTCCATCTGGATGCGCGCGAGGTCACGGCAGAACTCGGTCCCCGCCTGCTTGTCGGTCACCCGGAAGGCGATGGAAATGGGCACCAGGGCCGATGATCCGCCCTGGTAATCGACCCGCGCCAAATAGGGCGAGACCTGCATGTCATAGACCTGGCCGAGGCGCGCTGCCGATTGCGCGCCGACGCCGTCGATCGAGCCGCCCGGACCGAGAATCCAAACGGCGGCGACGGCCGCTGTCATCGTGCCGCCAAGAGCAGCCCCTGCAACATAGAGGTTCACCGTTGCTCCCCTTTATCCATGCCTCTCCCTACGCATCCACCAAGCATCCAATGGGAGGGTATGGTTAATATTATCACTCAATCATGAACGTTGCCGCCCCTTTTTCAGGGATGTGCCGCTCAATGATGTAATTTATTGAATTCACGCCCATATATCTTGTGCCGAGCAGCGCGGCAGGGGCGTTCGGCGTTAACGGAATCGATACGGGATCCGGGGAAAATGGCCGCAATCGGGCCAGGGACAGGCAACGGACACATGGACATGACGGCATTAAGATACGCATCCTGTTCGCTGGCGGCCGCCGTTCTGGCGGCCGTTCTGTCGGCCGGCCCCGCCGCCGCGCAAACCCCGCCGGGGGCCGCTTCGGAAGCGCCGCCGCCTGCCGCCAAGGCACGGATCACCAAACGGGACTGCCGCCGGGTGCTCCGCCATCAGCCCAGCGGCGACGTCGCCTACAAGCCGGGCGTCGACGCGCGCGGCAAGGCCGTGGCCCCGGCGGATCTGTCGGGCGGCTTCAAGATGGTGCTGCCCGACGTCTTCGAATTCAACGTGACCAAGGACCTGACCGCCTATCTGGGCGGGGCGGAGGATCAGTTGGCGGCGGATAAGGCCGCCGCCCTGGCCGCCGAAAAATCGGCCGCCGCGACGGACGCTGCCGTGTCGTCGGCCACACAATCCCTGGCCGCCGCCCAGACCACCTACGACAATGCCGCCGCCGCCGCCGAGGCCGCCACGACCGCCGCCGCCGCAGCACCCAATGACGCGGCCCTGGCCGAAGCCGCCGCCACGGCGACCGCCGCCGCCGAGACGGCGCAGACGGGACTTTCCGCCACACAGTCCTATTACACGGCGACCCAGAACGCGGCCTCCGCCAACGATGTGTCGGCGGCTCTGTCGGGCGCCAACGCGGCGCTCAGCGCGGCCGAAAGTGCGGGTTATGTCTCCGGCGCCGATGATCAGACCGCCGTCACGGCCGCCGCGACGGC includes:
- a CDS encoding response regulator; the encoded protein is MSLETSWESVPASAGHKASMSDGYDFSALRILVVDDSFHMRELVRTFLEGFGIKEVTVSSDAEEAYDLVVNMDPDLIITDWNMAPVSGLEFVERIRKGANVPNRFVPIIMLTGYTEMKRVEEARDAGINSFLAKPISAASLYKRLVTSVQDKRQYVESTGGYFGPDRRSTKRREFRGKERRGGA
- the guaA gene encoding glutamine-hydrolyzing GMP synthase, with the translated sequence MSQASHSDLHAEKILIVDFGSQVTQLIARRVRESGVYCEIHPFNSVDEAFIKAFGPKGVILSGGPASVHEQTTPRAPQALFDAASALGSLPVLGICYGEQTMVAQTGGEVEPSNHREFGRAFIQVTEDCPLFAGVWAKGEKHQVWMSHGDKIIRVPDGFRPVAVSDGSPFAAIAHDSGRMFGVQFHPEVVHTPDGAKLLANFVHKIAGCAGDWTMAAFKDEAIQKVRDQVGDGRVICGLSGGVDSSVVAVLLHEAIGDQLTCVFVDHGLMREGEADQVVSLFRDTYNIPLVHRDASDLFLGELDGVTDPEVKRKTIGKLFIDVFEEEAKNVGGAKFLAQGTLYPDVIESVSFTGGPSVTIKSHHNVGGLPERMDMALVEPLRELFKDEVRALGRELGLPETFVGRHPFPGPGLAIRIPGAISRDKLDILRKADVIYLEEIRNAGLYDTIWQAFAVLLPVQTVGVMGDARTYDFVCALRAVTSTDGMTADYYPFDHEFLGRTANRIINEVKGINRVVYDVTSKPPGTIEWE